Proteins encoded in a region of the Anopheles aquasalis chromosome 2, idAnoAquaMG_Q_19, whole genome shotgun sequence genome:
- the LOC126576296 gene encoding odorant receptor 30a-like produces the protein MATLESYRALRSHMIIASKLVGVEMWTAPGKVRPASCFIVFQILLYFVGSAYTIIKYRHDLFYVLKILMTVGTAAVLFVKFAVSLFGGEEFDQYGKDIERDLLKPYQAGTPEEVAVLARTGRFLWLLSKVWLVAISSTGVGFLLYPLLVYFVEGKLVPLFLYELPFLDWHYVELYFVNLVFQIQLYVFGAIGAVLSDFVIVMYSFYALAKADICIVHLHELRTMLNDGSKMADASDIAALKKKWQQCISDHRSSTRFLNNLEHLFGLTCLAQVVTGVFTVCISMLLVLLTDWYPVYLFLAATFIELSAFFVIGNLVEKKVDELYDAITSLSWYRLSLQQQKEYGFIVFRQQRPIGLTAFGFMPLNFESYMNVLKGLYQFFVLMLKSIQ, from the exons ATGGCGACTTTAGAGAGCTATCGTGCACTGCGCAGCCACATGATAATCGCTTCTAAACTCGTTGGAGTTGAAATGTGGACCGCGCCAGGTAAAGTGAGGCCAGCATCTTGTTTTATAGTGTTCCAAATACTTCTCTATTTTGTCGGTAGTGCGTACACTATTATCAAGTATCGACATGATTTGTTCTACGTCTTAAAAATTCTCATGACTGTTGGGACAGCGGCAGTG CTATTCGTTAAATTTGCAGTGAGCTTGTTTGGTGGGGAAGAGTTTGATCAATACGGAAAGGATATCGAGCGAGACCTGTTGAAACCTTATCAAGCAGGCACTCCGGAGGAAGTAGCCGTCCTTGCTCGTACTGGAAGGTTCTTGTGGCTTCTTTCAAAGGTTTGGTTGGTAGCGATCAGCAGCACTGGTGTTGGGTTTCTATTGTATCCGTTATTGGTCTACTTTGTTGAGGGCAAACTGGTGCCATTGTTTCTGTATGAGCTGCCTTTTCTCGATTGGCATTACGTTGAGCTGTATTTTGTGAATTTAGTGTTTCAAATTCAACTGTACGTGTTTGGAGCCATCGGTGCAGTACTATCGGATTTCGTGATTGTTATGTATTCGTTCTACGCCTTGGCTAAGGCGGATATCTGTATAGTTCATCTGCATGAGCTGCGTACGATGCTAAATGATGGGTCGAAAATGGCCGATGCATCCGATATTGCTGCTTTGAAAAAGAAGTGGCAACAATGCATAAGCGATCATCGCTCATCAACAAG ATTTCTGAACAACCTAGAGCATCTGTTTGGATTGACGTGTTTGGCTCAAGTAGTAACGGGGGTATTTACGGTGTGTATCAGTATGTTGCTGGTCCTGCTG ACCGACTGGTACCCTGTCTATTTGTTCTTAGCGGCTACTTTCATCGAGCTGAGTGCATTTTTCGTCATTGGCAATCTAGTGGAAAAGAAG GTAGACGAATTGTATGACGCAATAACGTCACTCTCATGGTATCGACTATCTCTTCAGCAACAGAAAGAGTATGGTTTCATTGTGTTTCGTCAGCAACGACCTATCGGCTTGACAGCTTTCGGTTTTATGCCGCTTAATTTCGAATCCTACATGAAT GTTTTGAAAGGCTTGTACCAGTTCTTCGTGCTCATGTTGAAATCCATTCAGTGA